A single Chloracidobacterium sp. DNA region contains:
- a CDS encoding type II secretion system protein, which yields MNIRNLSKWTVVGQHRRSSNRQGGFSLLELMIAMFIMIILLSVAIPTYQRSVQQARETVLKENLWQMRRAIDQFSADKGKLPKTIDELVEAKYLREKPLDPILEKPEWDEVQGEDTNTPDGGSGLKDIRSIAEGEDSEGIAYNKY from the coding sequence GTGAACATTAGAAATCTCAGTAAATGGACGGTCGTAGGCCAGCACCGCCGATCATCAAATAGGCAGGGTGGTTTTTCTTTGCTCGAATTGATGATCGCGATGTTCATTATGATCATCCTTCTATCTGTTGCGATTCCGACATATCAAAGGAGCGTGCAACAGGCTAGAGAAACGGTACTCAAAGAGAATCTATGGCAGATGCGCCGAGCCATTGACCAATTTTCGGCCGACAAAGGAAAATTGCCGAAAACGATCGATGAACTCGTCGAGGCAAAATATCTTCGTGAAAAGCCGCTTGATCCGATCTTGGAAAAGCCGGAGTGGGACGAGGTGCAGGGCGAGGATACCAACACGCCGGACGGCGGATCCGGCCTGAAAGACATCAGAAGTATAGCCGAGGGAGAGGATTCGGAAGGTATCGCCTACAATAAGTATTAA
- a CDS encoding DUF4870 domain-containing protein, translating into MNYEMQFRPPMALQTPEQKQMGMWLHLSQLANIILFPVGIIVPIVLWQTQKDKMPALDAHGKMVANWMISSVIYAVVSIVLMFVLIGFLTMLAVCVMGVVFPIIGAMKANSGELWEYPLAIKFLK; encoded by the coding sequence ATGAATTACGAAATGCAATTCCGGCCACCGATGGCTCTCCAGACGCCTGAGCAAAAGCAAATGGGAATGTGGCTGCATCTTTCGCAGTTGGCAAATATTATTTTGTTCCCGGTCGGGATCATTGTGCCGATCGTATTGTGGCAGACGCAAAAGGATAAGATGCCTGCTCTCGATGCTCACGGGAAGATGGTGGCCAACTGGATGATCTCATCGGTGATATACGCCGTTGTCAGCATTGTCCTGATGTTCGTGTTGATCGGATTTCTGACTATGCTGGCGGTATGCGTAATGGGCGTTGTTTTTCCGATCATTGGTGCAATGAAAGCGAATAGCGGCGAACTTTGGGAATATCCGCTGGCAATTAAATTCTTGAAGTAA
- a CDS encoding sigma-70 family RNA polymerase sigma factor — translation MSIQAITLGDIRSMTDGELIVNAVSGRTDGFEELVRRYQRPITSYVFRMLGDYESSLDVTQEVFIKVYNSLSKYSSEYKFSTWLYRIAHNAAIDHMRRNSITAMSIESENADGTFQFQIESGRPSPEQDHERSEWRDEIDAVVKCLPPGYRDLIVLRHSRDLSYDEIAEVTGLPLGTVKNRLFRAREMMRQMFVERGVKGI, via the coding sequence ATGTCTATCCAAGCAATAACCTTAGGAGATATCCGAAGTATGACGGACGGCGAGTTGATCGTAAATGCCGTCTCGGGCCGCACTGACGGTTTCGAGGAACTGGTCCGACGCTATCAGCGACCGATCACCAGCTATGTTTTCCGAATGCTTGGTGATTATGAATCGTCGCTGGACGTCACACAGGAAGTTTTCATCAAGGTATACAATTCGCTTTCTAAATATAGTTCCGAGTACAAATTTTCGACTTGGCTGTACCGCATTGCCCACAACGCTGCAATTGACCATATGCGGCGAAATTCGATAACAGCAATGAGTATCGAATCGGAAAATGCTGATGGCACTTTTCAATTTCAGATCGAAAGCGGCCGCCCGTCACCGGAACAAGACCACGAACGGAGCGAGTGGCGCGATGAGATCGACGCAGTAGTCAAGTGCCTACCGCCGGGATACCGTGACTTGATAGTTCTCCGACATTCGCGGGACCTATCGTACGATGAGATCGCCGAGGTGACCGGACTTCCGCTTGGAACGGTTAAGAATAGGCTCTTTCGTGCGCGCGAGATGATGAGGCAGATGTTTGTCGAACGCGGGGTTAAGGGGATATAG
- a CDS encoding type II secretion system protein, whose protein sequence is MHRRTATIDKSIAGYSLLELVSTLAVLAILVMGTIPMAQNGVKRQKELRLRESLRMMRNAIDEFKRDSMGACPQGAVTSGNPTIAAQGGNIPTDPRSRVVIDDCKIFETDNPDRYPPTIETLVDGVKVKARGANVTAGSGISGDSKQATELNEIKELNKVYLRELPVDPMTGKADWKFRSSYQDKDSDNWDEVNVFDVRSSSDDEAMNGEKYSEW, encoded by the coding sequence ATGCACCGACGCACGGCGACAATTGATAAGAGTATCGCGGGCTATAGTCTGCTTGAACTCGTTTCGACGCTTGCCGTGTTAGCGATCTTGGTAATGGGTACGATCCCGATGGCTCAAAACGGGGTTAAGCGCCAAAAGGAATTGCGACTCCGTGAATCTCTAAGGATGATGCGGAACGCAATTGACGAGTTTAAGCGTGACAGTATGGGTGCGTGCCCTCAGGGAGCTGTGACCAGCGGAAATCCGACGATTGCAGCACAGGGTGGAAATATACCGACTGACCCGCGCAGTCGTGTCGTTATCGATGATTGCAAGATATTTGAAACCGATAATCCGGATCGTTACCCGCCGACGATCGAAACGTTGGTGGACGGCGTAAAGGTAAAGGCCAGGGGAGCAAACGTAACTGCCGGCAGCGGTATTTCCGGTGACAGTAAACAGGCAACTGAGCTGAACGAAATAAAAGAGCTCAACAAGGTCTATCTGCGCGAGCTGCCCGTCGACCCGATGACGGGAAAGGCAGATTGGAAATTTAGATCATCGTATCAGGACAAGGACTCAGACAATTGGGATGAAGTTAACGTATTTGATGTACGCTCATCGTCTGACGACGAAGCAATGAACGGCGAGAAGTATAGCGAGTGGTGA
- a CDS encoding SDR family oxidoreductase produces MSLTSKVLVTGGAGFIGSNLVDELIRQGAKVTIIDDLSTGSRENLDEIAGDFDFVQGDINNSQLVNKAIEGVEIVYHQAALPSVPRSVENPAETHRVCVDGTFNMLLASKENGVKRFIYAASSSAYGDQPTLPKVETMAPDPLSPYAVAKLTGELYCRSFNNVYGLETLALRYFNVFGPRQNPSSMYSGVISRFIDCLMSGTTPVIFGDGEQSRDFTYVANVVDANIRASQATDGIGRTLNVANGDRITLNHLLDVLKTITDNPNVTAEYRFGRTGDVKHSQADNLRAVEWLGYQELVGLEEGLRRTIDWWKTSRFAL; encoded by the coding sequence TTCAAACCTTGTGGACGAATTGATCCGTCAGGGGGCCAAGGTAACTATCATCGACGACCTTTCGACCGGCAGCCGTGAGAACCTTGATGAGATTGCCGGCGATTTTGATTTCGTCCAAGGTGACATTAACAACAGCCAATTGGTCAACAAGGCGATAGAAGGCGTTGAGATCGTTTATCATCAGGCTGCATTGCCGAGCGTCCCTAGATCGGTCGAGAACCCGGCAGAAACGCATCGTGTGTGTGTGGACGGCACATTTAATATGCTTTTAGCGTCGAAGGAAAATGGCGTTAAGCGTTTCATTTACGCTGCATCGAGTTCAGCCTACGGCGATCAACCTACATTGCCGAAGGTGGAAACTATGGCTCCCGACCCGCTTTCGCCATATGCTGTTGCAAAACTCACGGGCGAACTTTATTGCCGATCATTTAACAATGTGTACGGACTCGAGACTTTGGCATTGCGATACTTCAATGTTTTCGGACCGCGGCAAAATCCCTCATCAATGTACTCGGGCGTTATTTCACGTTTTATCGACTGTTTGATGAGCGGAACCACGCCCGTGATATTTGGCGACGGTGAACAATCCCGTGATTTTACTTATGTCGCAAATGTTGTGGATGCAAATATTCGTGCAAGTCAGGCGACAGACGGTATCGGACGAACGTTGAACGTTGCGAATGGCGACCGCATTACATTAAACCATTTGTTGGACGTCCTGAAAACGATCACGGACAATCCTAATGTAACGGCGGAGTATAGGTTTGGGCGCACAGGCGATGTCAAACATTCGCAGGCCGATAATCTTCGAGCCGTTGAATGGCTCGGGTATCAGGAGTTGGTGGGACTTGAGGAAGGACTGCGGCGAACCATAGACTGGTGGAAGACAAGTCGGTTCGCCTTATAG
- a CDS encoding TonB-dependent receptor: MKVIKNIIFTGLIVAMAAIVSLAQTTGSIGGSVTDSLGAVVVGATVTAISPTGTQKSIITNARGEYNFTGLTAGKYTVKAIAPKFALYENTEVDVVAGEKFDLFVVLTVSGVEETVDVSNNEAVSNEADNNADATVLKGKDLDSLPDDPDELQAALQALAGPSAGPNGGQIYIDGFTGGQLPPKESIREIRINQNPFSAEFDRPGFGRIEILTKPGSDKFRGSVNGNFNDESLNSRNPFAANKAPSQLRSFGGNLSGPIKKGKSSFFLDVSNRDVDNNAIINAVVLDSAFNPVNFSQDLTIPSRRFSIGPRVDFAINDKNTLVARYSFDRSTNKNQGIGDTSLPSRAYDTTGFGHELRLTETAILNAKTVNETRFQYSFDKRSQNGDNSIPTVSVAAAFTGGGAQIGSSANTRNAWELSNNTTTSFGKNSQHSVKFGVRLRNTSINDRSENNYGGTYVFPGFFGADPYDLNSDGIVSPLEQYRARVLGAVGTQYDPTQFSITTGDPLAKVSRFDAGLFVTDDWRISPSLLFSFGLRYENQTNINDSKNFAPRIGLAWSPGAGGAKPPKTVFRLGAGVFYERFSENLTLQAERFNGTRQLNLIVSANDPDPIRRAAALALLSQPLFTTAGVTNSPTAAQILAALPQSNTIRTIDSGLSVPYTMQATLGIERQLPFKTSLGAFFITSRTIHQLRIRNINAPICPLQINCANAPRPQPGLGNIYEYEASGINNQNQLIMNFRSAISPRISLFGNYRLGFANSDTDGSGSFPAYSYDFTGEYGRAAFDVRHNFVIGGNITLPWQISLNPFITASSGRPFNITRGVDLNGDSLFTERPTYGELGARCSELQITASYCNVAGNDPNLIIPRNYGEGSSYFSVNLRVGKTFGFGGKSAASTAAAGGNRGGGATGGPPAGVMMGGGGRGMGGGMGGMFGGGDGRKPYNLNLSVNFNNLLNNVNFNTPVGSLSSGRFGQSTNIAGGYGGFGGGGGTANRRIELQARFSW; encoded by the coding sequence ATGAAAGTCATTAAAAATATCATATTTACTGGACTGATAGTCGCAATGGCGGCGATCGTCTCATTAGCTCAGACTACAGGTAGCATCGGCGGGTCAGTCACTGATTCGCTGGGTGCTGTCGTGGTCGGTGCCACGGTCACGGCTATTTCGCCCACCGGCACTCAAAAATCGATCATTACTAACGCTCGGGGCGAATACAACTTTACCGGTTTGACGGCGGGCAAATACACCGTTAAGGCGATCGCACCGAAATTCGCACTTTATGAAAATACGGAAGTGGATGTTGTGGCCGGCGAGAAGTTCGATCTTTTTGTCGTCTTGACCGTGTCCGGCGTCGAAGAAACGGTCGATGTTTCTAATAACGAAGCTGTTTCTAATGAAGCGGATAATAATGCAGACGCAACCGTGCTCAAGGGCAAAGATCTTGACTCGTTGCCGGACGATCCCGACGAATTGCAAGCAGCACTGCAGGCACTTGCGGGACCGTCAGCCGGTCCGAATGGCGGTCAGATCTATATTGACGGATTTACGGGCGGCCAATTACCGCCAAAAGAATCGATCAGGGAAATACGGATCAATCAAAATCCGTTTTCGGCCGAATTTGATCGACCTGGATTTGGGCGGATCGAGATCTTGACCAAACCGGGTTCAGACAAATTTAGAGGATCGGTCAATGGCAACTTTAACGACGAGAGTCTTAATTCACGCAACCCTTTTGCAGCAAACAAGGCGCCGAGCCAATTGCGGTCATTTGGCGGAAATTTGTCAGGCCCGATCAAAAAGGGCAAATCGTCATTCTTTCTCGATGTATCGAATCGTGACGTCGATAATAACGCGATCATAAATGCAGTGGTTCTCGATTCGGCCTTCAATCCGGTCAATTTCAGTCAGGATCTTACGATTCCCAGTCGACGATTTTCGATCGGTCCGCGTGTGGACTTTGCCATCAACGACAAGAATACTTTGGTTGCTCGTTATAGTTTTGACCGATCGACAAATAAGAACCAGGGAATCGGCGACACATCACTTCCATCCAGAGCATATGACACGACAGGTTTTGGTCACGAACTGCGATTGACCGAGACGGCGATCCTCAATGCTAAAACTGTAAACGAAACGCGGTTCCAGTATTCTTTCGATAAGCGTTCGCAAAATGGTGATAATTCAATTCCGACTGTTAGTGTTGCTGCTGCGTTTACGGGTGGCGGTGCTCAAATTGGTTCAAGTGCTAATACTAGAAACGCGTGGGAATTGAGCAATAACACTACAACATCCTTTGGTAAGAATTCCCAACACTCGGTCAAATTCGGAGTTCGGCTTCGCAATACTAGTATTAACGACCGATCCGAGAATAACTATGGTGGAACGTACGTGTTTCCTGGTTTCTTTGGTGCAGACCCGTACGATCTGAACAGTGACGGCATTGTTTCACCACTCGAACAATATCGAGCTAGAGTGCTTGGAGCGGTCGGCACACAGTACGACCCGACGCAATTCTCAATTACGACAGGTGACCCGTTGGCTAAGGTTTCGCGTTTTGATGCGGGGCTGTTCGTGACCGATGACTGGCGAATTTCACCCTCGTTGCTATTCAGTTTTGGTCTTCGATACGAAAATCAAACAAACATTAATGACTCGAAGAACTTTGCCCCTAGAATAGGTTTAGCGTGGTCGCCCGGAGCGGGCGGAGCTAAACCGCCGAAAACAGTATTTCGCTTGGGTGCAGGAGTATTCTATGAGCGATTCAGCGAGAATTTGACTCTACAGGCAGAGCGATTTAATGGCACACGGCAATTGAATCTGATCGTGAGTGCTAACGATCCTGATCCGATTCGTCGGGCTGCTGCTCTGGCTCTGCTTTCGCAGCCTCTGTTTACCACGGCCGGCGTGACCAATTCGCCGACGGCAGCGCAGATCTTGGCCGCATTGCCCCAGTCAAATACGATCCGTACGATCGACAGTGGACTTAGCGTCCCGTACACGATGCAGGCAACGCTAGGTATTGAACGTCAGTTGCCTTTCAAGACTTCACTTGGAGCATTCTTTATAACATCGAGGACGATACATCAGCTTCGGATCCGGAATATAAACGCACCGATCTGCCCACTGCAGATAAACTGTGCAAATGCTCCTCGACCGCAGCCGGGTCTCGGTAATATATATGAATACGAGGCTAGTGGCATAAATAATCAAAATCAGTTGATAATGAATTTCCGAAGTGCGATCTCGCCGAGAATATCATTATTTGGAAACTATCGACTTGGGTTTGCAAATAGTGACACCGATGGCTCGGGGAGCTTTCCGGCGTACAGCTACGACTTTACCGGTGAATATGGGAGAGCGGCGTTTGACGTGCGACACAACTTCGTAATTGGGGGCAACATAACGCTTCCTTGGCAGATCTCCCTGAATCCTTTTATTACGGCGAGTTCGGGACGTCCGTTCAACATAACGCGTGGCGTTGATCTCAACGGCGATTCACTGTTTACCGAACGTCCGACTTACGGGGAATTGGGGGCAAGATGCTCGGAACTTCAGATCACCGCATCATACTGTAATGTTGCCGGCAATGATCCTAATCTGATCATTCCCCGAAACTATGGCGAGGGTTCGAGCTATTTCAGCGTCAACCTTCGCGTCGGTAAAACCTTCGGCTTTGGCGGTAAGTCAGCTGCATCGACCGCGGCAGCAGGTGGAAACCGTGGTGGCGGTGCCACAGGTGGACCTCCGGCCGGAGTAATGATGGGTGGAGGCGGCCGAGGTATGGGCGGCGGAATGGGCGGAATGTTCGGTGGCGGCGATGGCCGGAAGCCGTACAATCTCAACCTGAGCGTCAATTTCAATAACTTGTTAAATAATGTAAACTTTAACACGCCAGTTGGCAGCCTGAGTTCGGGCCGATTTGGGCAGTCGACGAATATCGCCGGCGGTTACGGTGGCTTTGGTGGCGGTGGCGGAACGGCCAACCGCCGAATCGAGCTCCAGGCACGTTTTAGCTGGTAA
- a CDS encoding zf-HC2 domain-containing protein: MPQLNVYSHTVCPTIEITSYIDGELTAERELALETHIVGCYECAEELRLQRQFLCSLNSSMVGEFDVELPANFTERLVTNAESSVNGLRRSNELYSAAFVCVALMAFVLFALGSDANLIFGQLVNAAEKITAVGNFVGHIAYSLLVGFGVILRTVSGQIQLPAALMLVLGMVVALSVFISRSKSRVPRT, from the coding sequence ATGCCTCAGTTGAACGTATATAGTCATACGGTATGCCCGACGATAGAGATCACATCTTATATTGACGGCGAACTGACCGCTGAGCGTGAACTCGCACTTGAAACGCACATTGTGGGTTGTTATGAGTGTGCCGAAGAATTGCGATTGCAGAGACAGTTCCTGTGTTCGCTGAATTCTTCGATGGTCGGTGAATTTGATGTCGAACTTCCCGCGAATTTTACAGAGAGGCTGGTAACGAACGCGGAAAGCTCCGTAAACGGGCTAAGAAGGTCAAACGAGCTTTATAGTGCTGCCTTTGTGTGCGTTGCGTTGATGGCGTTTGTCCTGTTCGCTTTAGGGTCGGATGCCAATCTGATCTTCGGCCAGTTGGTCAACGCGGCCGAAAAGATAACTGCGGTTGGAAACTTTGTCGGTCACATCGCGTATTCATTACTGGTAGGGTTTGGCGTTATTTTACGAACCGTAAGCGGACAAATACAATTGCCCGCAGCATTGATGTTAGTTCTGGGAATGGTCGTGGCCCTGTCCGTATTTATTTCAAGATCCAAGTCACGGGTACCGCGTACATAG
- a CDS encoding VTT domain-containing protein, which translates to MLKRIWKPVKDLGHLGPMALVTTFLPFIGSLLLITFLEPVGQWMRDNWGSGAVIYLFGTLLLCGLALLPTNVVGILGGWAFSFELGLFVLMLAVVGSALISFKLNSHISGDRLSDVAGKHPRTDAIYRSLLGETFWKTTLIIFFIRLSVIMPFGFTNFLMASAKVPLRSFLVGTAAGMLPRSTAMVLIGAGLSELTLENTGDTYLMIMGIAATIFSAVMIAIFSRKALERLTGESIPDTSN; encoded by the coding sequence ATGTTGAAGCGGATCTGGAAACCAGTTAAAGATCTCGGCCATCTCGGACCGATGGCACTGGTGACCACCTTTCTGCCTTTCATTGGAAGTTTGCTGCTTATTACGTTCCTCGAACCGGTGGGTCAATGGATGCGTGACAATTGGGGTAGCGGCGCGGTGATTTACCTGTTCGGGACATTATTGTTGTGCGGACTCGCTCTACTTCCAACTAATGTCGTCGGCATTCTTGGGGGATGGGCTTTCAGCTTTGAACTTGGCCTATTTGTTTTAATGCTCGCCGTAGTTGGGTCCGCACTGATCTCATTCAAACTAAATTCACATATTAGCGGTGATCGGTTGTCCGATGTGGCCGGCAAGCATCCGCGCACAGATGCAATATATCGATCACTTTTAGGTGAAACGTTTTGGAAAACGACTCTAATAATTTTTTTCATACGGTTATCGGTCATAATGCCGTTCGGTTTTACCAATTTTTTAATGGCATCGGCGAAGGTTCCGCTTAGGTCGTTCCTAGTCGGTACTGCGGCCGGAATGCTCCCTCGGTCGACGGCAATGGTTCTGATCGGTGCCGGCCTGTCCGAACTTACGCTCGAAAATACTGGTGATACCTATTTAATGATCATGGGAATTGCGGCAACGATCTTTTCGGCGGTAATGATCGCTATCTTCAGCCGAAAGGCACTTGAGCGTCTGACCGGTGAGAGCATACCGGATACGTCGAATTAA